ATCTGCCTCAATACTTTATATAACTCCCTTTCTTGTACCAGGTGCAGACCCAATAGGTCGTTATACTGTGAAACTATTTCAGGTGGCAACTGGTGGTTTTTGATAATGGTGTTTGCATGTTTTGCCAACTGATTTATGTTGCTCCCCACCTTCCCCATTTCAGCGCCCACCTTGGCAAGCTGAACAAGTACATCTTTGGTTATTATGAAATCCTGATTTTCTAAGACCCTCTTTATAAAAAGGTTTGTTCGGTTTAACCCTATCTGATCTTCTAATTCCATTAGCTTTTTATGCTGTTCTTCGGTCAACCTTAAGTGTGCTTGCTTAATTTTTTGACCTTCATTTTTGGGTGGCCTTCCACCTTTGTTTCTGCTCATAGGTACGTGGTTGGTTTAAGAAAAATGAGTTGCGAATTTTTCCCTACCCCCTATTTTTAAAATTTATGAGGTACGAATGAATTTTAAGAATGGGCAAGAACGTGTTGTGTAGGGTAAATCCCGAAGGGTTTACGATACACAAAAACACATCTTGCAGTTAGAAAAACAACATTCCGATATGGTATTGAAAACGCCTGATTTGCAAGCGCCATATATGCCGATATGCGAATACTCAACTATGCCGTTGCCGGAAATGCTAATGGCGGTCAATAAACAGATATCTATATATACAGATATTCCGATATACAGCTATTTAGATATATGACTATTCAGCTATTTGATTGCTGTATTTTAAAAGTGATTGGTTGGCCGTAGGCTAATCGGCAAAAAGAAAAGAAAGGAACTTAATCCCGTTGTACAGGCAGTGGTTGCGACACCAACAGTTAACTAATTAACTCTGCCTGTATATGCGTTCGGGAATACTCACGTCGGTATCTACATACCTGCCAAAACTGGCTGCCTATGGTTCGTCAAAAACAGTCTTATAATTCATAACTCGATGAATAAAGAGTGAGTGTAACTGCTCATAATTTTTGGCTCTGCACCAAAAATGCTTCTTCCCCCAATGTCAAAGACCTATTTAACTGATCTGAATAGTTAGCTAATCAGCTATTCGGATATACAAATATACGGTTTTGCTATATTTTACAAACAAATTTTTATAGTTTGCTATATTTTGTACGCAACAACTTATTAACCAAGGATTTAATTTTATCGGTTACAACTTTTAACATCTATTCAAGAAAAAAATGGGTTTAAGTCTTTAGCCTTTTTTTTGATGCCTTTCGGTAGGCAATGACAGCTAAAATCGCATAGTAGACTATCACTGTCACTACTGGTACATAAGGCTTCATTTTGTTTCTTTAAGATAGATTGAAGCAAATATGGCGGTTATACGGACGGATGTAAATACGCTAAAACTACTATTTAGAGGTCAAAAATGACGTATTTTTATACTACGTCATTATACGTATACACTCGTAAATTACTGGATTTTAGGAATATAGAAATATACGTATAATTGCCTATGCAACTATACGTATATACGGCTATCTGAATAGTTGGTCTTTTCCCTTTAAAATATTTAAAAGCTCAACTTTATTCTTAACTCCTGTTTTAAGGAACATTTTTTGAACGTGGGTGGTAACTGTTCGCTCTTGAATAAATAAACGATCGGCAATTTCTTTATACTTCAAGCCATCGGCTATCAAAGCTGCTACCTCAATTTCTCTTGGGCTTAATCTGTAGGCTTCGCAATTTTCCAAAAATACATCTTGCTTCACCTCGCTATCTTCGACGGTTAAAATTAACGCCTGTAAACGTTGATTTTCCTCTCGGCTCTGTTCTACCGTTTGCCAAATAAACAGCCCTGTTATTAAAAGGAAACCACCATTCATGACCAAAACTTCTGGCAATTGACTAACTCTGAAAAATGACAGAATAGGCATTGATACCCAGGGCGCAATAGCAATCAAACTTAAAAGCATTTCTTTGCCAAGTTTTTTATCCTCGCCCTGTTTTAACCTGATGGATCGGTACATAGCTATTACGCAAATGACGGCATAAACGCATGGAATAATTACCCCATGCTTTACCGCTCTGTCAATATTTCCTTGTATCAGATATTCAATGCCAAAGAATATAAGAAATGGCATTAACAGGAATAATAAAACCCCGTACCTTGCATGAAACCTCAACCTTTCTAAGTCGTAAGCTTTATAAAAATAATAAGGCATAAAACAGGCAAGAGCGACACCACTTCCCCAGGCAAGTATATTTTGCGCCGTTAGAGAAATTCGTTTCAAAGTCGGGTCTGGAAACAACCCCCCACATATATTATAAATGATAAAAAGAATTAATAAAATGATATAGTAGAGGCGTTTCTTTTCGAATGGTCTTTGTAAGTAAAATAGGAACTGATACAAGAGCATAATTGCTTCAAAAATCACAAAGATAAATGTCACAATGTGCATGTCCGTGTTAAATACTTTCATATAGTAGGTGCTTCTTTACCCCTCCTAAGCATGAATAGTTTATATCCAAAATCTAACTCCTGGTAAATAGAAAAACCAAATTTTTGATACCAAGGTATATTCTTAATAGTTGATGTTTCTAAGTAGATCGGCTTCTGCAGCTTTTGGCTATCTTGTATGATCTCTTTTAATAGCTGGCTTCCTACTCCATTATTTTGATCGGCATTAAAAACCCCTAAAAACCATAAATAATATATTGGTTCATTTGGGTAATTGCTCTTAATGGCGCTCTCCCGGCTCATGGCCTTACTTACTCTTGTCAATCCAATAGCATTTAGAAGTAGCTGTACATCCAATAAGGTTGATTTAATGGAGAACTTTTTTTGATCAGGATATAATACAAGTGCGCAACCTTTCTTATCATCTGACAGGTACACGGCACCAAACATATAGCAAATTTCAAAAGAGTAGTCCATCAGGGCACGGATGCGCTCCTTTCTTTTAATATCCTGTTTTACAATGTAGTTCACGCTTTGGTTATCCTCGAAAGAATTAGTAAGGATTTCGATTACATGTGATTTGTGGTTTTTACCGGCTTTAATCATAGGGCAATGAGCTTTTTATTAATAGTTAACTCGCTAATTATATATTATAACGTGAATAATTGTTTTAGGTTATGTGACCGCCTAATCGCAAAAAAAATATTTACTTTTATATCTTTACACCCTGCTTACAAAACTCCATTGCTTCAGGGATAAAGCAAATAGCACAAAAATAAAGCCTAATTACAGTTTTGCTATAATTAAAGGAACGTATGAATAAAGTTTATGGGTAACAATGAGAATGAACGTTTAAAGCTTATCAGAAAAGCTTTAGGGTACAGCCAATTGGACTTTGCCCAGTCCATAGGTCTTACGCAAGGTGGGTATTCCGATATTGAAAGAGGAAAGAATGGGTTATCAGGCAAGGTCAAACTTATGCTGATAAACATTCATAAAATCAACATAAATTACTTGGAAAAGAACCAGGGCGAAATGTTCTTTATTGAAACCCCTCCTGATCAACCAGAAGTTGTAAATACTACATCTGATCCCAATGCAGCTTCCGACACTAAAGACAGAATGATCGAATTACTCAAAGCCGATATTAAACGGCTTAATTCAGAACGTGACCTATATATAGAACTCCTACAGTCAAAAGACAAAACAATTGCTGCGCTCGAGCGACAATTAAAAAAATAATATATTTATATCAAGATATCATTATATAAAGATATTTACGTATCATTGTGTAAACATTGATTTGATATGAAAACCATTGCTATATTAAACCACAAGGGGGGTACGGGGAAAACTACCTCGGCTCTCAATATAGGGGCAGGGCTTGCACGACAAAAGAAAAAAACCCTGTTAATTGACATTGACCCACAAACCAATCTTACGGAAGGGTTGGGTAAACGGGATGTTAAAGTCTCGATCTATAACAGCATCAGGGATGGCATTGATCTACCGATAGAAAAAATCAATGATTATTTAGACCTGGTACCCTCGTCATTAGAACTGGTGGGTGCCGAACTTGAATTGGTTTCTAGACTGGCCCGGGAAAGCATTGTAAAAAATCTGATTAAAAAACTCAAAAAGAAATACGATTACA
This window of the Mucilaginibacter sp. PAMB04168 genome carries:
- the mobC gene encoding plasmid mobilization relaxosome protein MobC, whose translation is MSRNKGGRPPKNEGQKIKQAHLRLTEEQHKKLMELEDQIGLNRTNLFIKRVLENQDFIITKDVLVQLAKVGAEMGKVGSNINQLAKHANTIIKNHQLPPEIVSQYNDLLGLHLVQERELYKVLRQMYRVMKN
- a CDS encoding helix-turn-helix transcriptional regulator — encoded protein: MKVFNTDMHIVTFIFVIFEAIMLLYQFLFYLQRPFEKKRLYYIILLILFIIYNICGGLFPDPTLKRISLTAQNILAWGSGVALACFMPYYFYKAYDLERLRFHARYGVLLFLLMPFLIFFGIEYLIQGNIDRAVKHGVIIPCVYAVICVIAMYRSIRLKQGEDKKLGKEMLLSLIAIAPWVSMPILSFFRVSQLPEVLVMNGGFLLITGLFIWQTVEQSREENQRLQALILTVEDSEVKQDVFLENCEAYRLSPREIEVAALIADGLKYKEIADRLFIQERTVTTHVQKMFLKTGVKNKVELLNILKGKDQLFR
- a CDS encoding GNAT family N-acetyltransferase, coding for MIKAGKNHKSHVIEILTNSFEDNQSVNYIVKQDIKRKERIRALMDYSFEICYMFGAVYLSDDKKGCALVLYPDQKKFSIKSTLLDVQLLLNAIGLTRVSKAMSRESAIKSNYPNEPIYYLWFLGVFNADQNNGVGSQLLKEIIQDSQKLQKPIYLETSTIKNIPWYQKFGFSIYQELDFGYKLFMLRRGKEAPTI
- a CDS encoding helix-turn-helix transcriptional regulator; its protein translation is MGNNENERLKLIRKALGYSQLDFAQSIGLTQGGYSDIERGKNGLSGKVKLMLINIHKININYLEKNQGEMFFIETPPDQPEVVNTTSDPNAASDTKDRMIELLKADIKRLNSERDLYIELLQSKDKTIAALERQLKK